The Oculatellaceae cyanobacterium genome contains a region encoding:
- a CDS encoding PAP/fibrillin family protein: MNNRLLLKEKLQAYLEELQSNKDNSPLTDMQLDKTTAAEIEQLTTQLESCNPNPNPLVNAISLLDGTWQLQYSTAREIRSLVSLPLGLKLGKVYQVINVANKEFFNIAFVKHPLGIISGYVKVTASFEPAIEDSSPVPDKRINVDFDKRYLSINRIIGINTPRLDPFKVVQANNPRGRVATLDITYLDENFRIGRGGDGSLFILSKSNGIPENTSLM, encoded by the coding sequence TTGAATAATCGACTATTGTTAAAGGAAAAATTACAAGCTTATCTTGAGGAATTGCAATCTAACAAAGATAATTCTCCTCTTACCGATATGCAGCTAGACAAAACTACTGCCGCAGAAATTGAACAATTGACCACTCAACTAGAAAGCTGCAACCCAAATCCTAATCCTTTGGTTAATGCTATTTCATTACTAGATGGGACTTGGCAACTGCAATACTCCACTGCTAGAGAAATCCGTTCTTTAGTTTCCCTGCCTTTGGGATTAAAGCTGGGTAAAGTGTATCAAGTAATTAATGTTGCCAATAAAGAGTTTTTCAATATTGCTTTTGTCAAACATCCTCTAGGAATAATATCTGGATATGTGAAAGTGACAGCTAGTTTTGAGCCTGCTATTGAAGATTCATCACCTGTACCAGACAAACGCATTAACGTTGATTTTGACAAAAGATACTTATCAATTAATAGAATTATTGGTATTAATACCCCTCGACTTGACCCATTTAAGGTTGTACAAGCTAATAATCCTCGTGGTAGAGTTGCCACGCTTGATATTACTTATTTGGATGAAAATTTTAGAATTGGACGTGGTGGAGATGGTAGTTTATTTATTCTCAGTAAATCAAATGGTATACCGGAGAATACCAGTTTAATGTAA
- the arfB gene encoding alternative ribosome rescue aminoacyl-tRNA hydrolase ArfB, whose protein sequence is MLQISNTVSIPEHEINLSAVRSQGAGGQNVNKVSTAIHLRFDIIASSLPERYQERLLKLNDQRITKEGVIVIKAQEHRSQEQNKEEALQRLQDLIKGAIAVPKPRKKSKPTRSSQRKRLDSKTKRSQIKEYRKKITDE, encoded by the coding sequence ATGCTGCAAATTTCTAATACTGTGAGTATCCCAGAGCATGAGATTAATTTGAGTGCGGTGCGATCGCAAGGTGCAGGCGGGCAAAATGTCAATAAGGTATCAACAGCAATTCACCTGCGCTTTGATATCATCGCTTCCTCATTGCCTGAGCGTTATCAAGAGCGTTTGTTGAAGCTAAACGATCAACGAATTACAAAAGAAGGTGTAATTGTGATCAAAGCTCAAGAACACCGCAGCCAAGAGCAAAATAAAGAAGAAGCATTGCAACGTTTGCAAGATTTAATAAAGGGTGCGATCGCAGTCCCTAAACCCCGCAAAAAGAGTAAACCGACTCGGAGTTCTCAAAGGAAACGTCTAGATAGTAAAACTAAGCGATCGCAAATTAAAGAATACAGAAAGAAAATTACAGATGAATAA